The genomic DNA AGGCATGATACTGCCGAGGTGGTGAAATATACTTAAACTCTTGGATTCGCTGCCGAGATGTGTCCGAATAATGATCAACTGTTTATGACGTGCAGAAGCGGTAAGGTCTGAATTTCTGGCTACAGCTCTTAGCCGGACAGGCCTCATGAATTATCCCAAAAGTAGAAATACGCAGCGATCTTATCCTATGTTATGTCTCACGCCGACAGGATCATCAGGGCTGCATTCCAGTCGGACGAGGCTCTGAGAGATGCGATACGATCGGTCATTTCAGAGATGGGAATGAGCGCGAGGGAGTTCAGCAGAATCTCATCCATACCACAGAGCACTCTTTACAAAATACTCTCAGGGCACCGGGAGCCGAACATAACGACGCTCCGGCAGATTGTGAGGACCATTCGTGATCTTGAGGGCGGAGGCGAGAGGTTCATAGCGATAATAGCTGCTAGGCCTGTTCTTGACAAGATCGAGGAGACCAGGATGCGCATCGGGGATAAGGTCTTCACGCTCCGCGAGTACTCTGCGACAAATATCGAAGAGGCGATCATCGCAGCGGTGAGGGCGGAATCTGATGGCGCAGCTGCAGTGGTATGTGCGCCGATTGTAAGCCCGACGGTTGAAAAGCTTCTCACGATACCTGTCGCCACGATAATACCGAGGGAGAGCGTCAGGAGAGCGATAGAGGTCGCAGCAAAGAAGATAGAGGTATGAGCACATGGGCGTCGATCTCGGAGATATTCTCAGCAAAAAGAAGATCTCCCTTGAGAATCTGTCTGGATGCTGGATAGCAGTCGATGGATTCAACACGCTGTACCAGTTCCTGTCGATCATAAGACAGCCTGACGGCACACCTCTCATGGACGCCTCCGGAAGGGTCACATCGCACCTCTCGGGATTGCTCTACCGCATGACGAACCTCATAGAGGTCGGGATCAGGGTTGCGTTTGTCTTCGATGGCACGCCTCCTGAGCTCAAGGCCGGGACGCTCGCTGCCAGGGCTCAGATGAAGGAGGCAGCGGAGATCCAGCTGCAGGAGGCGATAGCCACAGGCGTCGATAGCTTCAGGTATGCACAGGCCACCGCCAGGATAAACAGCGAGATACTTCATGACTCCATAAGGCTCCTGGATGCCATGGGCATCCCATATGTGCAGGCGCCCTCAGAGGGCGAGGCGCAGGCAGCATTCATGGCGATTCGGGGGGATGTTGATTATGTAGCATCTCAGGACTACGACTCCCTGCTCTTCGGCGCGCCGAGGGTTGTGAGGAATCTTGCAATCACAGGCAGGAGGAAGATGCCCAGGAAGAACATTTACATCGATGTTCCTCCTGAGGTCATCATCCTGGAGGAGGAGCTCACGAGGCTCGGGATAAGCAGGGAGCAGCTCATAGATATCGGAATAATGTGCGGTACCGATTACAACAGAGGACTTCCAAAGGTGGGTCCTAAGAGGGCGCTCAAGCTGATACGAGAGCACGGATGCCTGGAGGCTGTGCTCGATGCGCTTGGAGAGAGCATTGAAAATTTTCGGGAAATAAGAGAACTATTCCTGCATCCTGCGGTCACGGAGAGCTACGAGCTGAGGATGAGAAAGCCCATGGTCGATGAGATCGTCGGGTTTTTGTGCAACGAGCGCAACTTCTCAGAGGATAGGGTCAGAAAGGCCGCTGAGAGGTTGAATGCGTCGTACCGTTCCGGCCAGAGCACACTGGAGAGGTGGCTCTGATGTTCATCTCCGGGTACGAGATCGATCTTGAGAGAGCTGTGAGCATCATAAAAAGAGCAGAAATCAGGAGAGTCGGCGTTCAGCTTCCAGATGGCCTGAAGAGATCTGCCTCAGAGATATCGAGAATTTTGGAGGAGACTGGCGCAGAGGTTATCATCTCGGGAGATCCCTGCTACGGAGCATGCGATATAGATCTTCAGCTATGCAGCATGGTCGATCTGCTTGTGCACATAGGCCACTCCGAGATGTGTGAGAGGCTGAGCGACAGGATCGTTTACTTAGAAGCGAGAATGCCGGATGATGTCAAGGATGTTGTGGAGAGGTCTCTTGAATTCTTTACGAAAGGCAGGGTGGCAGTCTGCACAACCGTTCAGCATGCCCATACGATCGATAGTGTGATTGGCATAATGCGATCGCATGGCATCGAGGCCATCGCAGGCGCCCCCTCTTCAAGAACCAGGTATCGTGGACAGGTTCTCGGCTGCTGTTACTCGGCTGCAAGAGTCGGGGCAGAGGAGGCTCTCTTCATAGGTACTGGCATGTTCCATCCAGTAGGTCTATCGATAGCAACAGGCATGCGGGTGATAGCCGCGGATCCTGTCACAGGCAATGTGGATGAAATCGATGCACATGATTTCCTCCGGTGGAGGTACGGGATCATCGCCAGAGCAGCGGACGCGAAAAGCATCGGGATCCTGATATCGAAGAAGCCCGGCCAGCGGAGATGTGTGACGGCGAGGCGGCTCTGCACGCTCGGCAGATCGAAGGGAAAGCGCATGCTTGAGGTATACATAGACAGAATTGAGCCTGAGAGGGTTCTCGACCTAGGCCTGGACGCGGTTGTATCCACAGCATGCCCGCGCATCGCTCTGGATGACGCACGAATGTACAGCGTTCCCATTCTCACACCACCTGAGTTTGAGATCGCTCTGGGGCTGAGGAATGATTACATCTTCGACGAGATCCTGGAGGCCTGCGGGGAGCCCGTGACAGGCAGATCTTGATGAGACCGGCGGGGAGATGCTGCTAGCCGCCCCTCCTCAACGAGATGAGCACGTCCTCGAGATCGCTCAGGAAGAGATCGAGGTTCTCATCGGTCATGTGCGGCATCAGTATCAGCCTCAGTGCCTTTGGCTCTCTGGTCATCGAGACATGCCAGCCCCTCTCAAGCAGCGCTCTCCTGACCCCTGGCGGATCATCCACCCTCAGCGCGACCACGTTCATCACAGGCTCGATGACAGGCTCGATTCCCATGGCACGTGCCTCTGAGACAAGGTGTTCCGTCATATCCATGCATCTCCTGACAACTTTTCTGTAACCATCAATGCCGAGATGCATGATGACAGCGTATGTGGCCGCAGCCGCAGCCCCGCTCCTGGTGCCTGTCAGTGATGCCTGTCTTGAGACTGTGAGATAGTACGTCTCCGTCTCGAGCCGCCTGAGAGGATCTGAACTCCTGAAGATCAACCCGCCAGCTGGAATCGGGCTCATTCCCATCTTGTGCGGATCGATGGTTATCGATTGCACACCCTCAGCCCTGAAATCCCACATGCAATCCTTCTCGAGAAAAGGCAGCACGAACCCGCCAAATGCAGCATCCACATGGAGGGGAATGCCGTTTTCAATTGCAAGCTCTGAGAGATCCCCTATCGGATCCACCTGGCCGAACTCGGTTGTTCCGGCAATGCCCACGAGACATACAGTCCTGTCGTCGATGAGCCTCTCTACATCCCCTACATCCACCCGGAGCGACTCATCGAGCTCTGCCTTTCTCACCTCGAGGTTGAGGAGATCGGCGATCTTGTCGAAGGAGAAGTGGGCTGATCTTGGGACGACTATGTTCCCATCGCGCCTGCCGGAGGAGTTCCTGGCGGCGCGCACCGCCTGGATGTTGGACTCAGTGCCGCCTGTTGATACATAGCCTGTTGCATCAGAGCATCCCAGTAAAGAGCCGAGGATCCCAACAACCCTGCGCTCGATCTCTGCAGTTCCTGGAAAGAGCCCCGGATCACCCAGGTTCGTCTCCAGGAACATGCTGTACGCCCTCACCGCCACCGGATGTGGCCGGGTGCACATTGTGGAGAGAAGACGGTCGTAGGGGCAGTCCCTGCTGCGCATCTCCTTCAGGAGATCCGTGACCATATCCTCTGAGAGTCCTTTCTCCGGGAATGTGTACATCATCGATTCCTTGCAGCCTCTAGGAGTATCGAGAGCTCTGCCCTTGCCACCGTCTCCCTCACAGTGGCCACCGCATCGATGTTCGCTGATATGCTGTCGATTCCGATCTGGACCAGCCGCCTGGCCATTTCCGGATATGAACCTGCCTGGCCGCATATCGATGTCTTGACTCCTGCCTTCTTGCACCGCTCCACTACATACTCTATGAGCTTTATGACCGCTGGATGCATCTCCGAGTAGAGGTTAGCGACGTTCTCGTTGTTCCTGTCCACGGCAAGCGTGTACTGCGTGAGATCGTTTGTGCCGAATGAAATGAAGTCCAGGCCCTCCTCGATGAAATCCTCGATTGTGAGCGCAGCAGCCGGTGTCTCGACCATTATACCCACATCTATCTTGTTCAGATCCAGACCTTCCTCGCGCATGATCTCCTTTGCCCGCTTGAGCTCGCTCACGTGCTGGACCATTGGAAGCATTATCCCCACGTTCGTTAGGCCGAGCTCGTGGAGTTTCTTGAACGCCCTTACCTCCAGCCTGAAATGATCCACCTCTGTGAGATCCCTGCGTATCCCGCGCCAGCCGAGCATGGGATTGTGCTCAACAGGCTCGTTCTCGCCACCCTCCATCGCCCTGAACTCGTCTGTGGGCGCGTCCAGGGTTCTCACCCACACAGGCTTCGGATAAAACGCATCGGCCACTATCTTGATGTTCTTGACGAGCTCGTCGACGTACTCCTCGCTCCGTCCTGATCTTATGTAATAGCCTGGCGTTTTCCCCAGCCCGAGGATCATGTGCTCTATTCTCAGAAGACCCACACCATCTGCCATCGTTGCAGCAGCTGCCTGTGCTCTCGTTGGTTCGCTGATATTGACCTTGACCTCTGTCGCCGTCACCGGCTTGTATGCCACAGCCACAGGCTGGACCTTCTTCTCCTCAGCCACAGCCACCTTTCCCTCGTAGACTTGGCCCTTTGTGCCATCGACTGTGACGACCATCCCGTCCCTGAGTACTTTTGTTGCGTTCTTTGTTCCCACAAC from Methanothrix thermoacetophila PT includes the following:
- a CDS encoding helix-turn-helix domain-containing protein, whose amino-acid sequence is MSHADRIIRAAFQSDEALRDAIRSVISEMGMSAREFSRISSIPQSTLYKILSGHREPNITTLRQIVRTIRDLEGGGERFIAIIAARPVLDKIEETRMRIGDKVFTLREYSATNIEEAIIAAVRAESDGAAAVVCAPIVSPTVEKLLTIPVATIIPRESVRRAIEVAAKKIEV
- the fen gene encoding flap endonuclease-1, which encodes MGVDLGDILSKKKISLENLSGCWIAVDGFNTLYQFLSIIRQPDGTPLMDASGRVTSHLSGLLYRMTNLIEVGIRVAFVFDGTPPELKAGTLAARAQMKEAAEIQLQEAIATGVDSFRYAQATARINSEILHDSIRLLDAMGIPYVQAPSEGEAQAAFMAIRGDVDYVASQDYDSLLFGAPRVVRNLAITGRRKMPRKNIYIDVPPEVIILEEELTRLGISREQLIDIGIMCGTDYNRGLPKVGPKRALKLIREHGCLEAVLDALGESIENFREIRELFLHPAVTESYELRMRKPMVDEIVGFLCNERNFSEDRVRKAAERLNASYRSGQSTLERWL
- the mfnA gene encoding tyrosine decarboxylase MfnA, with translation MMYTFPEKGLSEDMVTDLLKEMRSRDCPYDRLLSTMCTRPHPVAVRAYSMFLETNLGDPGLFPGTAEIERRVVGILGSLLGCSDATGYVSTGGTESNIQAVRAARNSSGRRDGNIVVPRSAHFSFDKIADLLNLEVRKAELDESLRVDVGDVERLIDDRTVCLVGIAGTTEFGQVDPIGDLSELAIENGIPLHVDAAFGGFVLPFLEKDCMWDFRAEGVQSITIDPHKMGMSPIPAGGLIFRSSDPLRRLETETYYLTVSRQASLTGTRSGAAAAATYAVIMHLGIDGYRKVVRRCMDMTEHLVSEARAMGIEPVIEPVMNVVALRVDDPPGVRRALLERGWHVSMTREPKALRLILMPHMTDENLDLFLSDLEDVLISLRRGG
- the dph2 gene encoding diphthamide biosynthesis enzyme Dph2; protein product: MFISGYEIDLERAVSIIKRAEIRRVGVQLPDGLKRSASEISRILEETGAEVIISGDPCYGACDIDLQLCSMVDLLVHIGHSEMCERLSDRIVYLEARMPDDVKDVVERSLEFFTKGRVAVCTTVQHAHTIDSVIGIMRSHGIEAIAGAPSSRTRYRGQVLGCCYSAARVGAEEALFIGTGMFHPVGLSIATGMRVIAADPVTGNVDEIDAHDFLRWRYGIIARAADAKSIGILISKKPGQRRCVTARRLCTLGRSKGKRMLEVYIDRIEPERVLDLGLDAVVSTACPRIALDDARMYSVPILTPPEFEIALGLRNDYIFDEILEACGEPVTGRS